In Carassius auratus strain Wakin chromosome 39, ASM336829v1, whole genome shotgun sequence, a genomic segment contains:
- the LOC113058163 gene encoding CD40 ligand-like isoform X2 has translation MINTFHSSYNPPPVPPRTGYSKPQPVGNSPLVKFLSVMLLLLMILTIGGFLYLFQKLNMLQGSYQEDMTSLQRLQDCADSSMDSMTECGKLMEKYKAAIAKVSQANEKLSKLTGGPHVIGPAAHMTALSEHKDKNSDFLKTNSLLWDEEQSLVQDVRFSNKRDKLTIQYPGIYFIYSQVTFSKPSTSFGLKQSIRSIDPKTQDVKELLKSFCSLDPDASSDLCTASLSGVFRLEKDQQLYVTVANTSLVNRNSCSFGLFKLQ, from the exons ATGATAAACACCTTTCACAGTAGCTACAATCCCCCACCGGTGCCTCCACGGACAGGATACAGCAAACCCCAGCCAGTGGGCAACTCACCTTTAGTCAAGTTTCTGTCAGTGATGCTACTGCTCTTAATGATACTGACCATTGGAGGCTTCCTCTACTTGTTCCAGAAACTCAACATG CTCCAGGGCAGTTATCAGGAAGACATGACAAGCCTACAGAGACTACAGGACTGTGCGGATAGCAGTATGGACTCAATGACAGAATGTGGCAAACTGATGGAAAAATATAAAGCTGCCATAGCAAAG GTTTCACAAgcaaatgaaaaat TGTCTAAGTTAACTGGAGGGCCACACGTCATTGGACCAGCTGCACACATGACTGCTCTGAGCGAACATAAAG ATAAGAATTCTGACTTCTTGAAGACAAACAGTCTTCTTTGGGATGAAGAGCAATCGCTGGTACAGGACGTACGGTTTAGCAACAAACGGGACAAGTTGACCATTCAGTATCCCGGAATCTATTTCATCTACTCCCAAGTCACCTTCTCCAAACCTTCTACTTCTTTTGGATTAAAGCAATCCATAAGGAGCATAGACCCCAAGACACAGGATGTCAAGGAGCTACTCAAGTCTTTTTGCAGTTTGGACCCAGACGCATCATCAGATTTGTGTACAGCCTCTCTGTCAGGGGTGTTCCGTTTAGAGAAAGACCAACAGCTCTATGTTACAGTTGCAAACACATCCTTGGTGAACCGGAACTCCTGCAGCTTTGGATTATTCAAATTGCAGTGA
- the LOC113058163 gene encoding CD40 ligand-like isoform X1 gives MINTFHSSYNPPPVPPRTGYSKPQPVGNSPLVKFLSVMLLLLMILTIGGFLYLFQKLNMQLQGSYQEDMTSLQRLQDCADSSMDSMTECGKLMEKYKAAIAKVSQANEKLSKLTGGPHVIGPAAHMTALSEHKDKNSDFLKTNSLLWDEEQSLVQDVRFSNKRDKLTIQYPGIYFIYSQVTFSKPSTSFGLKQSIRSIDPKTQDVKELLKSFCSLDPDASSDLCTASLSGVFRLEKDQQLYVTVANTSLVNRNSCSFGLFKLQ, from the exons ATGATAAACACCTTTCACAGTAGCTACAATCCCCCACCGGTGCCTCCACGGACAGGATACAGCAAACCCCAGCCAGTGGGCAACTCACCTTTAGTCAAGTTTCTGTCAGTGATGCTACTGCTCTTAATGATACTGACCATTGGAGGCTTCCTCTACTTGTTCCAGAAACTCAACATG CAGCTCCAGGGCAGTTATCAGGAAGACATGACAAGCCTACAGAGACTACAGGACTGTGCGGATAGCAGTATGGACTCAATGACAGAATGTGGCAAACTGATGGAAAAATATAAAGCTGCCATAGCAAAG GTTTCACAAgcaaatgaaaaat TGTCTAAGTTAACTGGAGGGCCACACGTCATTGGACCAGCTGCACACATGACTGCTCTGAGCGAACATAAAG ATAAGAATTCTGACTTCTTGAAGACAAACAGTCTTCTTTGGGATGAAGAGCAATCGCTGGTACAGGACGTACGGTTTAGCAACAAACGGGACAAGTTGACCATTCAGTATCCCGGAATCTATTTCATCTACTCCCAAGTCACCTTCTCCAAACCTTCTACTTCTTTTGGATTAAAGCAATCCATAAGGAGCATAGACCCCAAGACACAGGATGTCAAGGAGCTACTCAAGTCTTTTTGCAGTTTGGACCCAGACGCATCATCAGATTTGTGTACAGCCTCTCTGTCAGGGGTGTTCCGTTTAGAGAAAGACCAACAGCTCTATGTTACAGTTGCAAACACATCCTTGGTGAACCGGAACTCCTGCAGCTTTGGATTATTCAAATTGCAGTGA
- the LOC113057970 gene encoding pinopsin-like — MVVYIWSLNISNKDTYALNQSANVSSGEPHDPPPGLSRTGHTVTAVCLGIILVFGFLNNLFVLLIFARFRSLWTPINLILLNISVSDILVCLFGTPFSFASSLYGKWLLGYHGCKWYGFANSLFGIVSLMSLSILSYERYAALLRPTKADMSDFRRAWLCVAGTWLYSLVWTLPPFLGWSSYGPEGPGTTCSVQWHQRSTNSMSYVLCLFIFCLLLPLMLMIFCYGKILFIIKGVTKINLLSAQRRENHILLMIVTMVSCYLLCWMPYGVVALLATFGRRGLITPITSVVPSVLAKSSTVVNPVIYVLFNNQFYRCFLAFLKCQGEPSINIQNPQQSSKEDPHVLMPCDGPSWHRTIKGPQKKEQHTLALVVHYTP, encoded by the exons ATGGTCGTCTACATCTGGAGTTTGAACATTAGCAACAAAGACACTTATGCGCTCAATCAAAGTGCAAATGTCAGTTCAGGAGAGCCCCACGATCCCCCACCTGGCCTGAGCCGAACCGGCCACACGGTGACCGCCGTCTGCCTTGGAATCATTCTGGTGTTTGGATTCCTCAACAACCTGTTCGTCCTGCTCATCTTTGCGAGGTTTCGCTCACTGTGGACACCTATAAACCTCATTCTACTGAACATCAGCGTGAGTGACATACTGGTCTGTTTGTTTGGGACTCCCTTCAGCTTCGCTTCCAGTCTCTATGGGAAATGGCTGTTGGGATATCACGGCTGCAAATGGTACGGTTTCGCCAATTCGCTTTTTG GAATTGTGTCTCTGATGTCTCTGTCCATACTGTCTTACGAGCGTTATGCCGCCCTGCTGCGCCCCACCAAGGCAGACATGTCTGACTTCCGCAGGGCCTGGCTCTGTGTGGCTGGAACCTGGCTCTATTCGCTGGTGTGGACTCTCCCACCATTCCTGGGCTGGAGCAGCTATGGACCTGAAGGGCCCGGGACAACATGCTCAGTGCAGTGGCATCAGCGCTCAACCAACAGCATGTCTTATGTATTGTGCCTGTTCATCTTCTGTCTGCTTCTGCCCCTCATGCTCATGATCTTCTGCTATGGCAAAATCCTATTCATTATTAAAGGG GTAACTAAAATCAACCTTCTGAGTGCACAGAGGAGAGAGAACCACATCCTTTTGATGATTGTCACGATGGTATCCTGCTATCTGCTGTGCTGGATGCCTTACGGGGTGGTGGCCCTGCTGGCCACCTTTGGCAGGAGGGGACTGATCACTCCCATAACCAGCGTGGTGCCTTCAGTCCTGGCCAAGAGCAGCACTGTGGTCAACCCGGTCATATATGTGCTTTTCAACAACCAG TTCTACAGGTGCTTCTTAGCATTTCTGAAGTGTCAAGGAGAACCATCTATTAACATCCAAAATCCTCAGCAAAGCAGCAAAGAAGATCCTCACGTGCTCATGCCCTGTGACGGGCCCTCGTGGCATCGCACCATCAAGGGCCCTCAGAAAAAAGAGCAGCACACTCTGGCCTTAGTAGTCCACTACACACCCTGA